Proteins from one Chanodichthys erythropterus isolate Z2021 chromosome 15, ASM2448905v1, whole genome shotgun sequence genomic window:
- the si:dkey-79i2.4 gene encoding uncharacterized protein si:dkey-79i2.4 isoform X1 codes for MPRHRKLKSKTEKGVNVIETAALGRPFQLGMLYDCRKDALIPGITLWDEEQLQQSIRTRPQINTSFKVTASDSIEDKSNILNIDSCLKLSLLGGLLHVSGAAKYLNDTKKSFKQQRLTLHYHSTSKFEKLSMNHLASGNITHHEVFENDTATHVVTAVLYGADACFVFDREVSSDENEKTVAGEVQVALDKLKGISVGANINLNMNDNQKTAVEKFSCTFYGDFQLLSNPASFEDALKIYAELPKLLGENKELVVPLRVWLFPLDKLHTRTAKLQRNIRIDLMKNFIEKSVIESLSAIEMKCSDLLKDTPALTFAVFNDKIQNMKQNCCNYKLSLMEKLGIVLPKIRGDMEKDTALTDLLHEHEESPFRGSNLEQWLKEKENESDVFKTLLRQLNDFGAKVEINIDTSLMDLEVENVVCYTFTSFERSDVLLSKQMDYLSPSSRRSINESPTESKQNKCLTPEIKNTMRNNLKLFKSLINSKDRKPAKFIISSKEMANNPGSCILLYENGSDEAVCFTPPSKPDSPIVEQARDGSVVLKVPSQCPATVELRLLYKIKEGTDWNSRPVLPSHDTVTLTDLSPDTEYEIKCAAVGKLNYIVDSDVVKLRFIDKNLIRATESIIEHLILTENKCSELLGDPRVKTFSAFQKKIDDMRRYCQTYKQCLNGKIKSLIVSVQACEKKMCALIDLLQAHEESPFKESGLVEWITIKEQEMKTIDEFLQCLLESGAEMDNRFDTFLSDDKAENLLCYTFSSLEQPDGLLTEQEHYLKPQTIRRNLKKTPHSASQTWLTGDIRLKMRTHLKMFKELMASNSNQSTKFIVSSKDHKHHPGSCILLYEKGSDEAVCFTPPSKPDSPIVEQARDGSVVLKVLPQCPATVELRLLYKMKEETEWKSQPVLQSQDTVTLTDLSPDTEYEIKCAAVGKLNYNVYSDAIRVIRERTTRNKGEQQTEFEDYCRITQKDLEDLKESISTQDLPSAINTIEEYLKKQDLVELNIGVTGESGSGKSTFVNAFRGLGDEDEGSAKTGPVETTMEPEVYFHPKYKNVKVWDLPGIGTPNFKADEYLELVQFEHYDFFIIIASEQFRECHTQLAKEIMRMGKKFYFVRTKIDSTITAEKRKKNFDQKKTLDTIREDCENGLKKIGIEDAVVFLISSFELSKYDLNQLQERMEKELPQHKRRVLLLPLMNITLEINEKKKKALEANIGKVAFLSACVATVPLPGLSFAVDLAIVKKEAETYYSTFGLDDPSLQKLCERYGKTIEELKSLMKSPLRFGINSASLLALLGAASLAVDENAVEYVVSLIPIIGSLMAGGMSYMTVSTMLKRVLNDIAEDARNVLIALLETM; via the exons GAGTGAATGTAATTGAAACTGCTGCTTTGGGGAGACCCTTCCAACTGGGTATGCTGTATGACTGCAGAAAAGATGCATTAATACCAG GAATCACTCTTTGGGATGAAGAGCAGCTGCAGCAGAGCATACGCACTCGTCCCCAAATCAATACAAGTTTCAAAGTCACAGCTTCAGACTCCATTGAAGACAAATCTAACATACTAAACATTGACAGCTGTCTCAAATTGAGTCTTTTAGGTGGACTACTTCATGTTAGTGGAGCTGCTAAGTACCTTAATGACACCAAGAAGTCCTTCAAACAGCAAAGACTGACCTTGCATTATCATTCAACCTCTAAGTTTGAAAAACTGTCCATGAACCACTTGGCTTCCGGAAATATAACTCACCATGAGGTCTTTGAGAATGATACAGCAACACATGTAGTGACTGCAGTGCTGTATGGGGCAGATGCCTGCTTTGTGTTTGATAGAGAAGTTTCATCAGATGAGAATGAAAAGACAGTAGCAGGAGAAGTGCAAGTTGCCTTGGATAAACTAAAAGGCATTTCAGTAGGTGCAAATATCAACCTGAACATGAATGACAATCAGAAAACTGCAGTTGAAAAATTCAGTTGTACATTTTATGGTGACTTCCAGTTACTATCTAATCCAGCCTCTTTTGAAGATGCTTTGAAAATTTATGCTGAACTTCCAAAATTGTTGGGAGAGAACAAAGAACTGGTCGTTCCATTAAGAGTGTGGCTTTTTCCCTTGGACAAACTACACACTAGAACGGCAAAACTTCAAAGAAACATCCGCATAGATCTAATGAAAAACTTCATTGAAAAATCAGTCATTGAGAGTTTAAGCGCAATTGAGATGAAATGCAGTGACCTTCTAAAAGACACACCTGCTTTGACTTTTGCTGTGTTTAAtgacaaaatacaaaacatgaAGCAAAATTGCTGCAACTACAAGTTGAGTCTCATGGAGAAACTTGGGATTGTTTTGCCAAAAATCCGTGGGGACATGGAAAAGGATACAGCTCTTACTGATCTTCTGCACGAGCATGAGGAGTCTCCATTCAGAGGAAGTAATCTAGAACAATGgctgaaagagaaagaaaatgaatCAGATGTGTTTAAAACTTTGCTCAGACAACTAAATGATTTTGGAGCAAAGGTAGAAATCAACATAGATACAAGTTTGATGGATCTGGAAGTTGAAAATGTGGTCTGCTACACTTTTACATCCTTTGAGAGGTCAGATGTGCTCCTTTCTAAACAAATGGATTACCTGAGTCCTTCATCAAGGAGAAGCATCAATGAGAGCCCCACTGAATCCAAGCAAAATAAATGTCTGACTCCTGAAATCAAAAATACAATGAGGAACAACTTGAAGTTGTTTAAAAGCTTGATCAATTCAAAAGACCGAAAACCAGCCAAGTTTATCATTTCATCAAAAGAAATGGCGAATAATCCAGGTTCCTGCATTCTCCTGTATGAAAATGGATCTGATGAAGCTGTTTGCTTCACTCCTCCATCAAAACCAGACAGTCCCATTGTTGAACAGGCCAGAGATGGCAGTGTGGTTTTAAAGGTACCTTCACAATGTCCAGCTACAGTGGAGCTCAGGTTGctgtacaaaataaaagaagGGACAGACTGGAACTCTCGGCCTGTGTTACCGAGTCATGATACAGTTACTCTGACTGATCTCAGTCCAGACACCGAGTATGAGATTAAATGTGCTGCAGTGGGGAAATTGAACTACATTGTAGACAGTGATGTCGTCAAACTGAGATTTATAGACAAGAATCTCATCAGGGCCACAGAGTCTATCATTGAACATCTGATTTTGACTGAAAACAAGTGCAGTGAACTTTTGGGAGACCCCAGGGTTAAGACATTTAGTGCATTTCAAAAGAAAATTGATGATATGAGGCGATACTGTCAAACATACAAACAATGTTTAAATGGCAAAATTAAATCTTTGATTGTATCTGTTCAAGCCTGTGAAAAGAAGATGTGTGCTCTAATAGATCTTCTACAAGCTCACGAGGAGTCTCCATTTAAAGAAAGTGGTCTCGTTGAGTGGATTACAATCAAAGAACAAGAAATGAAAACAATTGATGAGTTTCTTCAATGTTTACTAGAGTCAGGAGCAGAAATGGACAACAGATTCGATACATTTTTGTCAGATGATAAGGCGGAAAATCTGTTGTGCTACACATTCAGTTCCCTTGAGCAGCCAGATGGGTTACTTACTGAACAAGAACATTACCTGAAACCTCAAACGATACGAAGAAATCTAAAGAAGACCCCTCATTCAGCATCTCAGACATGGCTCACTGGAGACATCAGATTGAAAATGAGAACacatttgaaaatgtttaaaGAGTTGATGGCATCTAATAGCAATCAGTCCACTAAATTTATAGTTTCTTCAAAAGATCACAAACACCATCCTGGTTCCTGCATTCTCCTGTATGAAAAGGGATCTGATGAAGCTGTTTGCTTTACTCCTCCATCAAAACCAGACAGTCCCATTGTTGAACAGGCCAGAGATGGCAGTGTGGTTTTAAAGGTACTTCCACAATGTCCTGCTACAGTGGAGCTCAGGTTGCTGTACAAAATGAAAGAAGAGACAGAATGGAAATCTCAGCCTGTACTGCAGAGCCAAGATACAGTTACCTTGACTGATCTCAGTCCAGACACTGAGTATGAGATTAAATGCGCAGCAGTGGGGAAACTGAACTACAACGTGTACAGTGATGCCATCAGAGTTATCAGAGAG agAACTACAAGGAACAAAGGAGAGCAG CAAACTGAATTTGAAGATTACTGTAGAATAACTCAGAAGGACCTGGAAGATCTCAAAGAATCCATATCTACTCAGGATCTCCCATcagcaataaacacaattgaAGAATACCTCAAAAAGCAAGATCTTGTAGAACTTAACATTGGTGTGACGGGAGAGTCAGGTTCTGGAAAGTCCACGTTTGTCAATGCATTCAGGGGTTTAGGGGATGAAGACGAAGGCTCTGCTAAAACTGGCCCAGTAGAAACCACTATGGAGCCTGAAGTTTACTTCCACCCtaaatacaaaaatgttaaagtgTGGGATCTTCCTGGAATTGGAACACCAAACTTCAAAGCCGATGAGTATCTTGAACTGGTTCAGTTTGAACACTATGATTTTTTCATCATCATTGCTTCAGAACAGTTCAGAGAATGCCACACTCAGCTGGCCAAAGAGATCATGAGAATGGggaaaaagttttattttgttcGTACTAAGATTGACTCAACCATTACTGCtgagaagaggaagaagaactTTGACCAGAAAAAGACACTGGATACCATCCGAGAGGATTGTGAAAATG GTCTGAAAAAGATCGGTATAGAGGATGCTGTCGTGTTCTTGATCTCTAGCTTTGAGCTCAGCAAGTATGATTTAAATCAGCTTCAGGAGAGGATGGAGAAAGAGCTTCCACAGCATAAGAGACGGGTGCTGCTGTTGCCTTTGATGAATATTACACTGGAGATTAATGAGAAAAAGAAGAAAGCTTTAGAGGCAAATATTGGAAAAGTAGCCTTTCTGTCGGCTTGTGTGGCTACAGTTCCTCTTCCTGGTCTTTCATTTGCTGTGGATTTAGCCATTGTCAAAAAAGAGGCTGAAACATATTACAGTACCTTTGGTCTGGATGATCCATCCCTACAGAAGCTCTGTGAGAGATATGGGAAGACCATTGAGGAACTGAAGAGTCTGATGAAGTCTCCGCTGCGTTTTGGGATAAACTCAGCTTCACTATTAGCCTTACTGGGTGCTGCATCCCTTGCTGTGGATGAAAATGCAGTTGAGTATGTTGTGAGCCTCATACCCATTATTGGCTCTTTGATGGCAGGAGGAATGTCCTATATGACAGTCTCAACAATGCTGAAGAGAGTTCTGAATGACATAGCAGAAGATGCCAGAAATGTGCTGATTGCTTTACTGGAGACTATGTAG
- the si:dkey-79i2.4 gene encoding uncharacterized protein si:dkey-79i2.4 isoform X2, whose protein sequence is MDSVGVNVIETAALGRPFQLGMLYDCRKDALIPGITLWDEEQLQQSIRTRPQINTSFKVTASDSIEDKSNILNIDSCLKLSLLGGLLHVSGAAKYLNDTKKSFKQQRLTLHYHSTSKFEKLSMNHLASGNITHHEVFENDTATHVVTAVLYGADACFVFDREVSSDENEKTVAGEVQVALDKLKGISVGANINLNMNDNQKTAVEKFSCTFYGDFQLLSNPASFEDALKIYAELPKLLGENKELVVPLRVWLFPLDKLHTRTAKLQRNIRIDLMKNFIEKSVIESLSAIEMKCSDLLKDTPALTFAVFNDKIQNMKQNCCNYKLSLMEKLGIVLPKIRGDMEKDTALTDLLHEHEESPFRGSNLEQWLKEKENESDVFKTLLRQLNDFGAKVEINIDTSLMDLEVENVVCYTFTSFERSDVLLSKQMDYLSPSSRRSINESPTESKQNKCLTPEIKNTMRNNLKLFKSLINSKDRKPAKFIISSKEMANNPGSCILLYENGSDEAVCFTPPSKPDSPIVEQARDGSVVLKVPSQCPATVELRLLYKIKEGTDWNSRPVLPSHDTVTLTDLSPDTEYEIKCAAVGKLNYIVDSDVVKLRFIDKNLIRATESIIEHLILTENKCSELLGDPRVKTFSAFQKKIDDMRRYCQTYKQCLNGKIKSLIVSVQACEKKMCALIDLLQAHEESPFKESGLVEWITIKEQEMKTIDEFLQCLLESGAEMDNRFDTFLSDDKAENLLCYTFSSLEQPDGLLTEQEHYLKPQTIRRNLKKTPHSASQTWLTGDIRLKMRTHLKMFKELMASNSNQSTKFIVSSKDHKHHPGSCILLYEKGSDEAVCFTPPSKPDSPIVEQARDGSVVLKVLPQCPATVELRLLYKMKEETEWKSQPVLQSQDTVTLTDLSPDTEYEIKCAAVGKLNYNVYSDAIRVIRERTTRNKGEQQTEFEDYCRITQKDLEDLKESISTQDLPSAINTIEEYLKKQDLVELNIGVTGESGSGKSTFVNAFRGLGDEDEGSAKTGPVETTMEPEVYFHPKYKNVKVWDLPGIGTPNFKADEYLELVQFEHYDFFIIIASEQFRECHTQLAKEIMRMGKKFYFVRTKIDSTITAEKRKKNFDQKKTLDTIREDCENGLKKIGIEDAVVFLISSFELSKYDLNQLQERMEKELPQHKRRVLLLPLMNITLEINEKKKKALEANIGKVAFLSACVATVPLPGLSFAVDLAIVKKEAETYYSTFGLDDPSLQKLCERYGKTIEELKSLMKSPLRFGINSASLLALLGAASLAVDENAVEYVVSLIPIIGSLMAGGMSYMTVSTMLKRVLNDIAEDARNVLIALLETM, encoded by the exons ATGGATTCAGTAGGAGTGAATGTAATTGAAACTGCTGCTTTGGGGAGACCCTTCCAACTGGGTATGCTGTATGACTGCAGAAAAGATGCATTAATACCAG GAATCACTCTTTGGGATGAAGAGCAGCTGCAGCAGAGCATACGCACTCGTCCCCAAATCAATACAAGTTTCAAAGTCACAGCTTCAGACTCCATTGAAGACAAATCTAACATACTAAACATTGACAGCTGTCTCAAATTGAGTCTTTTAGGTGGACTACTTCATGTTAGTGGAGCTGCTAAGTACCTTAATGACACCAAGAAGTCCTTCAAACAGCAAAGACTGACCTTGCATTATCATTCAACCTCTAAGTTTGAAAAACTGTCCATGAACCACTTGGCTTCCGGAAATATAACTCACCATGAGGTCTTTGAGAATGATACAGCAACACATGTAGTGACTGCAGTGCTGTATGGGGCAGATGCCTGCTTTGTGTTTGATAGAGAAGTTTCATCAGATGAGAATGAAAAGACAGTAGCAGGAGAAGTGCAAGTTGCCTTGGATAAACTAAAAGGCATTTCAGTAGGTGCAAATATCAACCTGAACATGAATGACAATCAGAAAACTGCAGTTGAAAAATTCAGTTGTACATTTTATGGTGACTTCCAGTTACTATCTAATCCAGCCTCTTTTGAAGATGCTTTGAAAATTTATGCTGAACTTCCAAAATTGTTGGGAGAGAACAAAGAACTGGTCGTTCCATTAAGAGTGTGGCTTTTTCCCTTGGACAAACTACACACTAGAACGGCAAAACTTCAAAGAAACATCCGCATAGATCTAATGAAAAACTTCATTGAAAAATCAGTCATTGAGAGTTTAAGCGCAATTGAGATGAAATGCAGTGACCTTCTAAAAGACACACCTGCTTTGACTTTTGCTGTGTTTAAtgacaaaatacaaaacatgaAGCAAAATTGCTGCAACTACAAGTTGAGTCTCATGGAGAAACTTGGGATTGTTTTGCCAAAAATCCGTGGGGACATGGAAAAGGATACAGCTCTTACTGATCTTCTGCACGAGCATGAGGAGTCTCCATTCAGAGGAAGTAATCTAGAACAATGgctgaaagagaaagaaaatgaatCAGATGTGTTTAAAACTTTGCTCAGACAACTAAATGATTTTGGAGCAAAGGTAGAAATCAACATAGATACAAGTTTGATGGATCTGGAAGTTGAAAATGTGGTCTGCTACACTTTTACATCCTTTGAGAGGTCAGATGTGCTCCTTTCTAAACAAATGGATTACCTGAGTCCTTCATCAAGGAGAAGCATCAATGAGAGCCCCACTGAATCCAAGCAAAATAAATGTCTGACTCCTGAAATCAAAAATACAATGAGGAACAACTTGAAGTTGTTTAAAAGCTTGATCAATTCAAAAGACCGAAAACCAGCCAAGTTTATCATTTCATCAAAAGAAATGGCGAATAATCCAGGTTCCTGCATTCTCCTGTATGAAAATGGATCTGATGAAGCTGTTTGCTTCACTCCTCCATCAAAACCAGACAGTCCCATTGTTGAACAGGCCAGAGATGGCAGTGTGGTTTTAAAGGTACCTTCACAATGTCCAGCTACAGTGGAGCTCAGGTTGctgtacaaaataaaagaagGGACAGACTGGAACTCTCGGCCTGTGTTACCGAGTCATGATACAGTTACTCTGACTGATCTCAGTCCAGACACCGAGTATGAGATTAAATGTGCTGCAGTGGGGAAATTGAACTACATTGTAGACAGTGATGTCGTCAAACTGAGATTTATAGACAAGAATCTCATCAGGGCCACAGAGTCTATCATTGAACATCTGATTTTGACTGAAAACAAGTGCAGTGAACTTTTGGGAGACCCCAGGGTTAAGACATTTAGTGCATTTCAAAAGAAAATTGATGATATGAGGCGATACTGTCAAACATACAAACAATGTTTAAATGGCAAAATTAAATCTTTGATTGTATCTGTTCAAGCCTGTGAAAAGAAGATGTGTGCTCTAATAGATCTTCTACAAGCTCACGAGGAGTCTCCATTTAAAGAAAGTGGTCTCGTTGAGTGGATTACAATCAAAGAACAAGAAATGAAAACAATTGATGAGTTTCTTCAATGTTTACTAGAGTCAGGAGCAGAAATGGACAACAGATTCGATACATTTTTGTCAGATGATAAGGCGGAAAATCTGTTGTGCTACACATTCAGTTCCCTTGAGCAGCCAGATGGGTTACTTACTGAACAAGAACATTACCTGAAACCTCAAACGATACGAAGAAATCTAAAGAAGACCCCTCATTCAGCATCTCAGACATGGCTCACTGGAGACATCAGATTGAAAATGAGAACacatttgaaaatgtttaaaGAGTTGATGGCATCTAATAGCAATCAGTCCACTAAATTTATAGTTTCTTCAAAAGATCACAAACACCATCCTGGTTCCTGCATTCTCCTGTATGAAAAGGGATCTGATGAAGCTGTTTGCTTTACTCCTCCATCAAAACCAGACAGTCCCATTGTTGAACAGGCCAGAGATGGCAGTGTGGTTTTAAAGGTACTTCCACAATGTCCTGCTACAGTGGAGCTCAGGTTGCTGTACAAAATGAAAGAAGAGACAGAATGGAAATCTCAGCCTGTACTGCAGAGCCAAGATACAGTTACCTTGACTGATCTCAGTCCAGACACTGAGTATGAGATTAAATGCGCAGCAGTGGGGAAACTGAACTACAACGTGTACAGTGATGCCATCAGAGTTATCAGAGAG agAACTACAAGGAACAAAGGAGAGCAG CAAACTGAATTTGAAGATTACTGTAGAATAACTCAGAAGGACCTGGAAGATCTCAAAGAATCCATATCTACTCAGGATCTCCCATcagcaataaacacaattgaAGAATACCTCAAAAAGCAAGATCTTGTAGAACTTAACATTGGTGTGACGGGAGAGTCAGGTTCTGGAAAGTCCACGTTTGTCAATGCATTCAGGGGTTTAGGGGATGAAGACGAAGGCTCTGCTAAAACTGGCCCAGTAGAAACCACTATGGAGCCTGAAGTTTACTTCCACCCtaaatacaaaaatgttaaagtgTGGGATCTTCCTGGAATTGGAACACCAAACTTCAAAGCCGATGAGTATCTTGAACTGGTTCAGTTTGAACACTATGATTTTTTCATCATCATTGCTTCAGAACAGTTCAGAGAATGCCACACTCAGCTGGCCAAAGAGATCATGAGAATGGggaaaaagttttattttgttcGTACTAAGATTGACTCAACCATTACTGCtgagaagaggaagaagaactTTGACCAGAAAAAGACACTGGATACCATCCGAGAGGATTGTGAAAATG GTCTGAAAAAGATCGGTATAGAGGATGCTGTCGTGTTCTTGATCTCTAGCTTTGAGCTCAGCAAGTATGATTTAAATCAGCTTCAGGAGAGGATGGAGAAAGAGCTTCCACAGCATAAGAGACGGGTGCTGCTGTTGCCTTTGATGAATATTACACTGGAGATTAATGAGAAAAAGAAGAAAGCTTTAGAGGCAAATATTGGAAAAGTAGCCTTTCTGTCGGCTTGTGTGGCTACAGTTCCTCTTCCTGGTCTTTCATTTGCTGTGGATTTAGCCATTGTCAAAAAAGAGGCTGAAACATATTACAGTACCTTTGGTCTGGATGATCCATCCCTACAGAAGCTCTGTGAGAGATATGGGAAGACCATTGAGGAACTGAAGAGTCTGATGAAGTCTCCGCTGCGTTTTGGGATAAACTCAGCTTCACTATTAGCCTTACTGGGTGCTGCATCCCTTGCTGTGGATGAAAATGCAGTTGAGTATGTTGTGAGCCTCATACCCATTATTGGCTCTTTGATGGCAGGAGGAATGTCCTATATGACAGTCTCAACAATGCTGAAGAGAGTTCTGAATGACATAGCAGAAGATGCCAGAAATGTGCTGATTGCTTTACTGGAGACTATGTAG